One genomic window of Actinoalloteichus hoggarensis includes the following:
- the soxR gene encoding redox-sensitive transcriptional activator SoxR, with protein MSRLRDQLTIGEVATRSGVPHTALRFYEQRGLISSERTGGNQRRYARTVLRRLAFIRAAQRVGMSLDRIADALATLPADTSPTKAHWARLSASWQEELDARIDGMQRLRDRLASCIGCGCLSLRSCSLHNTDDQLADLGAGATGLQPTSEGGR; from the coding sequence ATGTCCCGACTCCGCGATCAGTTGACCATCGGCGAGGTCGCGACGCGAAGCGGGGTTCCCCACACCGCGCTGCGATTCTACGAGCAGCGCGGGCTGATCTCCTCGGAGCGGACCGGCGGCAACCAGCGGCGTTACGCCCGCACCGTCCTACGACGGCTGGCGTTCATCCGGGCCGCGCAGCGCGTCGGCATGAGCCTGGACCGGATCGCCGACGCCCTGGCCACGCTCCCCGCCGACACCAGCCCGACCAAGGCGCACTGGGCCCGGCTGTCCGCCTCCTGGCAGGAGGAGCTGGACGCCCGGATCGACGGCATGCAGCGGCTACGCGATCGACTGGCCTCCTGCATCGGCTGCGGCTGCCTGTCGCTGAGGTCCTGTTCACTGCACAACACCGATGATCAGCTCGCCGACCTCGGGGCGGGCGCCACCGGCCTACAGCCGACGTCGGAGGGCGGCCGCTGA
- the hisH gene encoding imidazole glycerol phosphate synthase subunit HisH, which translates to MADVVVLDYGSGNLRSVERALQRAGATVEVTSDRDAALAADGLVVPGVGAFAACMAGLRAVRGDKIIDDRLAGGRPVLGICVGMQVLFERGVEHGEESAGCAQWPGTVDRLEADVLPHMGWNTVRAPARSRLFAGLDADARFYFVHSYAARSWTLEPTPPFLPPQVTWAVHGKEFVAAVENGPLWATQFHPEKSGDAGAALLSNWLETLR; encoded by the coding sequence GTGGCAGACGTCGTCGTGCTCGACTACGGGTCGGGAAACCTGCGGTCCGTGGAACGGGCCTTGCAACGGGCAGGCGCCACCGTGGAGGTGACCTCGGATCGGGACGCGGCCCTGGCCGCCGACGGTCTGGTGGTGCCCGGGGTCGGCGCGTTCGCGGCCTGCATGGCGGGACTGCGTGCCGTACGCGGCGACAAGATCATCGACGACCGGCTGGCGGGTGGCCGTCCGGTGCTCGGCATCTGCGTCGGGATGCAGGTGCTCTTCGAACGTGGCGTGGAGCACGGCGAGGAGTCGGCGGGCTGCGCCCAGTGGCCCGGCACGGTCGACCGGCTGGAGGCCGACGTCCTCCCGCACATGGGTTGGAACACCGTCCGGGCGCCCGCGCGGAGCAGGCTGTTCGCCGGCCTGGACGCCGACGCCCGCTTCTACTTCGTGCACTCCTACGCCGCGCGATCCTGGACGCTGGAGCCGACTCCGCCGTTCCTGCCGCCGCAGGTGACCTGGGCCGTGCACGGCAAGGAGTTCGTCGCGGCCGTGGAGAACGGCCCGCTGTGGGCCACGCAGTTCCACCCGGAGAAGTCCGGCGACGCGGGGGCCGCGCTGCTGTCCAACTGGCTGGAGACGCTGCGGTGA
- a CDS encoding Imm1 family immunity protein yields the protein MSLRTVLASAIDPDRWETTVVADPAEVELLVNRLASPAVSDAQIEHLGRPAYVDEDGESGPDHLVYAGVHDGRGYLDYIGARFGGDLPAVGILDGDPDSPEWQGAGHAFHRSSGVTLDSFHRLLVDLLRSGRPSERARWLDGEVHPTAPPAYHPAAGDR from the coding sequence ATGAGTCTGCGAACCGTTCTCGCCAGCGCAATCGATCCCGACCGTTGGGAGACCACGGTCGTGGCCGATCCTGCCGAGGTCGAGCTGCTGGTGAACCGGCTGGCCTCACCGGCTGTCTCCGACGCCCAGATCGAGCATCTCGGGCGCCCGGCTTATGTCGACGAAGACGGCGAGTCCGGGCCGGATCACCTCGTCTACGCAGGAGTCCACGACGGTCGGGGTTACCTCGACTACATCGGTGCCCGTTTCGGCGGGGACCTGCCCGCAGTCGGGATTCTCGACGGCGATCCCGACTCGCCGGAATGGCAGGGCGCCGGCCATGCCTTTCATCGCAGCTCGGGTGTCACTCTCGATTCGTTCCACCGTCTCCTCGTCGACCTGCTCCGATCGGGCAGACCGTCTGAGCGGGCGCGATGGCTTGACGGAGAGGTCCACCCGACAGCACCCCCTGCGTATCACCCCGCCGCCGGAGACAGGTGA
- the priA gene encoding bifunctional 1-(5-phosphoribosyl)-5-((5-phosphoribosylamino)methylideneamino)imidazole-4-carboxamide isomerase/phosphoribosylanthranilate isomerase PriA: MTFTLLPAVDVAAGQAVRLVQGEAGTETMYGSPLEAALAWQRDGAEWVHLVDLDAAFGRGTNRELLAEVVGALDVQVELSGGIRDDESLQAALATGCRRVNLGTAALEDPAWCAKVIAEHGDAVAVGLDVRITEQGHRLAARGWTSDGGDLWEVLTRLEADGCARYVVTDVSKDGTLRGPNIDLLRDVCARTDAPVIASGGVSSIADLTALAELAPAGLEGSIVGKALYAGAFTLPDALAAVR, encoded by the coding sequence GTGACTTTCACCCTGCTTCCCGCCGTCGACGTCGCAGCCGGTCAGGCAGTTCGCCTGGTCCAGGGCGAGGCGGGCACCGAGACCATGTACGGCTCGCCGCTGGAGGCGGCCCTCGCCTGGCAGCGCGACGGTGCCGAGTGGGTCCATCTGGTGGACCTCGACGCGGCGTTCGGCCGGGGCACGAATCGTGAGCTGCTCGCGGAGGTCGTCGGCGCGCTGGACGTGCAGGTCGAGCTCTCGGGCGGCATCCGCGACGACGAGTCGTTGCAGGCGGCCCTGGCCACCGGTTGCCGCCGCGTGAACCTGGGCACCGCCGCGTTGGAGGACCCGGCCTGGTGCGCGAAGGTCATCGCCGAACACGGTGACGCGGTCGCCGTCGGCCTGGACGTCCGCATCACCGAGCAGGGACACCGCCTCGCCGCGCGGGGCTGGACCAGCGACGGCGGCGACCTCTGGGAGGTCCTCACCCGGCTGGAGGCCGACGGCTGCGCCCGCTACGTCGTCACCGACGTCAGCAAGGACGGCACGCTGCGCGGCCCGAACATCGACCTTCTTCGCGACGTCTGCGCCCGGACCGACGCCCCGGTCATCGCCTCCGGCGGCGTGTCGAGCATCGCCGACCTGACCGCGTTGGCCGAGCTGGCCCCCGCGGGCCTGGAGGGCTCCATCGTCGGCAAGGCGCTGTACGCGGGCGCCTTCACCCTGCCCGACGCGCTGGCCGCCGTGCGCTGA
- a CDS encoding CPBP family intramembrane glutamic endopeptidase, which produces MPRRRSGLARTRWPEATGVAAMAALLTAGTVSGNVLLPPKAYPVGGLSATVAALCVARRCGLSRDDIGMGPDSVSAGLRVGGAATAAISAVGLAALAVPTLRRAFEDDRAADAGVGELLWNVLIRIPVGTVLLEEVAFRGVLPALTGARTGHPTRAMILSAGMFGLWHVLPALRLAGDNRAVEAAVGHGRLPTVLAGVSSTFVVGLALHALRVRGRGVLAPALVHLATNSGGYLVSWLVQRAARRRRAPV; this is translated from the coding sequence ATGCCTCGACGACGATCCGGCCTGGCACGAACCCGGTGGCCCGAAGCGACCGGGGTGGCCGCCATGGCCGCGCTGCTCACTGCGGGAACCGTGAGCGGCAACGTGCTCCTGCCCCCGAAGGCCTACCCCGTCGGAGGCCTGTCGGCCACAGTAGCCGCGCTCTGCGTCGCAAGGCGTTGCGGGCTGTCACGGGACGACATCGGTATGGGGCCGGATTCGGTGTCCGCCGGGCTGCGGGTCGGCGGTGCCGCCACCGCGGCGATCAGCGCCGTCGGACTCGCCGCGCTGGCCGTCCCGACGCTGCGTCGGGCCTTCGAGGACGATCGCGCGGCCGATGCGGGCGTCGGCGAGCTGCTGTGGAACGTCCTGATCCGGATTCCCGTGGGCACCGTCCTCCTGGAGGAGGTCGCCTTCCGGGGCGTCCTGCCCGCGCTGACCGGCGCCCGCACCGGGCACCCGACGCGGGCGATGATCCTCTCGGCGGGCATGTTCGGCCTCTGGCACGTGCTGCCCGCCCTGCGCCTCGCGGGGGACAACCGGGCCGTGGAGGCGGCGGTGGGACACGGCAGGCTGCCGACCGTCCTGGCCGGGGTGTCGAGCACCTTCGTGGTCGGGCTGGCCCTGCACGCCCTGCGTGTCCGAGGCCGAGGCGTCCTGGCGCCCGCGCTGGTGCACCTGGCGACGAACTCGGGCGGGTATCTCGTCTCCTGGCTCGTCCAACGCGCCGCCCGCCGCAGGCGAGCCCCTGTCTGA
- a CDS encoding acyltransferase family protein has translation MLRAMSLLVVVLWHWAFTILVWGPDGPEATSPLGFTSGLWIATWLLQVLPVFFYIGGYVHMVSWERAKARGTTLAAFVGSRLRQLAVPGGALLLTWVVLGGVLSTMFNLRWMGQVVLLVISPLWFLAVYLVLIALLPFSLWLHRRFDLLALIWMGGAAMLVDVLRFRYGLELLGWLNMLLVWGLAHQAGFFYQRLARVGRRFGPVVLWVGLFALAGLVFSGLYPGSMVGVPGDRLSNMAPPTFVIVALLAFQMGAVEVLRPRMQVLLQRARWQRFNDVINRFALPLFLFHTTGMALSQVVTWLIQGSPVNDTTVPDVGWWLERPIAVIGPLLCTLPVIALFGRYWMRHRTEKATSPPP, from the coding sequence CTGTTGCGCGCGATGAGCCTGTTGGTGGTGGTCCTGTGGCATTGGGCGTTCACGATCCTGGTGTGGGGGCCCGACGGCCCGGAGGCCACCAGCCCGCTCGGCTTCACCTCGGGCCTGTGGATCGCCACGTGGCTGCTCCAGGTGTTGCCGGTGTTCTTCTACATCGGCGGCTATGTGCACATGGTCTCCTGGGAGCGGGCCAAGGCCAGGGGCACGACCCTGGCCGCGTTCGTCGGCTCCCGGCTGCGTCAGCTCGCCGTGCCCGGCGGCGCGCTGCTGCTCACCTGGGTGGTGTTGGGCGGCGTGCTGAGCACCATGTTCAACCTGCGCTGGATGGGGCAGGTGGTGCTGCTGGTGATCAGCCCGTTGTGGTTCCTGGCCGTGTATCTGGTGCTCATCGCCCTGCTGCCGTTCAGCCTGTGGCTGCATCGCCGCTTCGATCTGCTCGCGCTGATCTGGATGGGCGGCGCCGCGATGCTGGTGGACGTCCTGCGCTTCCGGTACGGACTGGAACTGCTGGGCTGGCTGAACATGCTGTTGGTGTGGGGGCTGGCCCATCAGGCGGGCTTCTTCTACCAGCGGCTGGCCAGGGTCGGGCGCCGGTTCGGTCCCGTGGTGCTGTGGGTGGGCCTGTTCGCGCTGGCCGGTCTGGTGTTCTCCGGTCTTTATCCGGGTTCCATGGTGGGGGTGCCGGGTGATCGGCTCTCCAACATGGCGCCGCCGACCTTCGTCATCGTCGCGTTGCTGGCCTTCCAGATGGGCGCCGTCGAGGTGTTGCGCCCCCGGATGCAGGTCCTGTTGCAGCGGGCGAGGTGGCAGCGCTTCAACGACGTGATCAACCGGTTCGCCCTGCCGTTGTTCCTGTTCCACACCACCGGGATGGCGCTGTCTCAGGTGGTGACGTGGCTGATCCAGGGCAGCCCGGTGAACGACACCACCGTGCCGGACGTCGGCTGGTGGCTGGAGCGGCCGATCGCGGTGATCGGTCCGCTGTTGTGCACGCTGCCGGTGATCGCGTTGTTCGGCCGTTACTGGATGCGACACCGCACGGAGAAGGCGACCTCACCGCCGCCGTAG